GTGTGCAGCCCAAGACATAAGGGGCATGATGATTTGACGTCGTCCCCACCTTCCTCCGAGTTGACCCCGGCAGTCTCCTGTGAGTCCCCGACATTACTCGCTGGCAACACAGAATAAGGGTTGCGCTCGTTGCGGGACTTAACCCAACATCTCACGACACGAGCTGACGACAACCATGCACCACCTGTACACCGACCACAAGGGGGCGCCCATCTCTGGACGTTTCCGGCGTATGTCAAGCCTTGGTAAGGTTCTTCGCGTTGCGTCGAATTAAGCCACATGCTCCGCTGCTTGTGCGGGCCCCCGTCAATTCCTTTGAGTTTTAGCCTTGCGGCCGTACTCCCCAGGCGGGGAACTTAATGCGTTAGCTGCGGCACCGACGACGTGGAATGTCGCCAACACCTAGTTCCCAACGTTTACGGCGTGGACTACCAGGGTATCTAATCCTGTTCGCTCCCCACGCTTTCGCTCCTCAGCGTCAGTAATGGCCCAGAGATCCGCCTTCGCCACCGGTGTTCCTCCTGATATCTGCGCATTTCACCGCTACACCAGGAATTCCGATCTCCCCTACCACACTCTAGCCTGCCCGTATCGAATGCAGACCCGGGGTTAAGCCCCGGGCTTTCACATCCGACGCGACAGGCCGCCTACGAGCTCTTTACGCCCAATAATTCCGGACAACGCTCGCACCCTACGTATTACCGCGGCTGCTGGCACGTAGTTAGCCGGTGCTTCTTCTGCAGGTACCGTCACTTGCGCTTCTTCCCTGCTGAAAGAGGTTTACAACCCGAAGGCCGTCATCCCTCACGCGGCGTCGCTGCATCAGGCTTTCGCCCATTGTGCAATATTCCCCACTGCTGCCTCCCGTAGGAGTCTGGGCCGTGTCTCAGTCCCAGTGTGGCCGGTCGCCCTCTCAGGCCGGCTACCCGTCGTCGCCTTGGTAGGCCATTACCCCACCAACAAGCTGATAGGCCGCGGGCCCATCCTGCACCGCCGGAGCTTTCCACCAACCCCCATGCAGAGGAAGGTCGTATCCGGTATTAGACCCCGTTTCCAGGGCTTGTCCCAGAGTGCAGGGCAGATTGCCCACGTGTTACTCACCCGTTCGCCACTGATCCACCCCGAAGGGCTTCACCGTTCGACTTGCATGTGTTAAGCACGCCGCCAGCGTTCGTCCTGAGCCAGGATCAAACTCTCCGTGAATGATTACTCGGCCCTGCTCAATTAAAAGCGGCCGGTTCACACTCGCGTTGAGCGGCACGGCAACCACCGGAATAGGCGGCCCCGCGCACTGCGTCCTCGCTGTGTTATTTCAAAAGGAATCTCCAACCGATCCAAACGGACCGGCCGGGGATGTCAACATATCTGGCGTTGACTTTTGGCACGCTGTTGAGTTCTCAAGGAACGGACACTTCCTTCGGACCGCCTTCCAGCGGACCCTCCGGGCGTTTCACTCTTTCGTGTTTCCAGCTTATCAGATCCGTTTGCCACTGTTTAACCAGTGCTTTACGTTCCCGACATCCGGAGTTAACCATCGCTGCGTGGCGACCTGAGCAACGATAGCCGGTCTCGGCCCGCGCGCCTAATCGAGGCGCGGCGTGGTCACCCGGACGGAGCACCCGCGGTCGGAGGCCGGCCGGGCGGGCACCCGAGCGGGGCCATCGTCTGCACGCCCCCACATGCCGTAGAGTGCCGCGCATCGACACAGAGGACTAGACCACTTGCGTCGCGACAGGCCCGTCATTCCTGCGTCGACGGGTCGGTCTCGGGCGGTTCGGTGCTGTCGGAGCTGGGCGTCGCCCCGCTCGGCGCACTCTGCCGTTACGTGCCGGTATGTCCGAAGTTGACATGATTTAGGCTTCAGCTGATGCCGATGCCGCTGCTCCGCGGCCGCACGCGCTGTACTCCGCACCTGGGAGGCTCCACCATGACCACTGTGACCTCGCCGCTCGCCGGCCGGGCCGTCGGACTGGCCAACGTGCCGGACCCCGTCTTCTCCGGCGCGATGGTCGGACCCGGCACCGCCATCGACCCGGTGCGCGAGCCCACCGAGGCGGTGGCCCCGCTCGACGGCCTCGTGGTCTCCATGCACCCGCACGCGTTCGTCGTCGTCGACGCGGACGGCCACGGTGTGCTGACCCACCTCGGCATCGACACCGTCCAGCTCAACGGCGAGGGCTTCGAGCTGCTCGTCGGCAAGGGGGACGAGGTCAAGCGCGGTCAGCCGGTGATCCGCTGGAACCCGGCGGCCGTGGAGGCCGCGGGCAAGTCGCCGATCTCCCCGATCGTCGCGCTGGAGGCCACGTCCGAGGCGCTCTCCGGTGTGGCCGAGAGCGGTGACGTCGCGCCGGGCGGCGAACTCTTCACCTGGAACTGACTCCCGCTGGCCGGGTGAAAGGAATCTCTGAACGTGGAACCGATGCTTCGCGGCGTAGGGGTCAGCCACGGGGTCGCCATCGGCCCGGTGCGGCACATGGGGACGGCAGTGCTGGAACCCCCGGCGACACAGGTCCCGAGTGAGGACGCCCCGCGCGAGCAGGCCCGTGCCCAGGCCGCGGTGGACGCCGTCGCGGCCGACCTGATCGCGCGCGGCAACCTGGCCGGTGGTGAGGCGCAGGCCGTGCTCGAGGCCCAGGCGCTGATGGCGCAGGACCCGGAGCTGATGGCGGACGTCAGCCGGCGGATCACGGTCGGCAGCAGTGCCGAGCGGGGCATCTACGACGCCTTCGCCGCGTACCGCGCGCTGCTGGCCGCGGCCGGCGACTACCTGGCCGGTCGGGTGGCCGACCTGGACGACGTCCGTAACCGGATCGTGGCGCGGCTGCTCGGCGTGCCGATGCCGGGCGTGCCTGACAGCGACGAGCCGTACGTGCTCTTCGCGCACGACCTCGCGCCGGCGGACACCGCGCTGCTAGACCCGGCTCTGGTGCTGGGCTTCGTCACCGAGGAGGGCGGGCCGACCAGCCACAGCGCGATCCTGGCGCGGGCGCTGGGCGTGCCGGCCGTGGTGGCGCTGCCCCGGGCGACCGAGGTCGCCGAGGGCGTCGTCGTCGCGGTGGACGGCAGCAGCGGTGAGGTGCTGGTGAACCCGTCCGCCGAACGGCAGGAGGAGCTGCGCCGGCTGGCGGCCGAGCGGAAGGCCGCGCTGGCCGCGTCCTCCGGCCCGGGCCGCACCTCGGACGGGCACCTGGTGCCGCTGCTCGCGAACATCGGCGGCCCGGCGGACCTGCCGGCGGCGCTGGAGGCCGAGGCGGAGGGCGTCGGCCTGTTCCGTACCGAGTTCCTCTTCCTCGACGACTCCGCGAAGGCGCCGAGCGAGGAGAAGCAGTACGAGGAGTACCGGAAGGTGCTGGAGGCCTTCCCGGAGGGCCGGGTGGTCGTCCGGGTGCTGGATGCCGGGGCGGACAAGCCGCTGGACTTCCTGACGCCGGCCGACGAGCCGAACCCCGCCCTGGGTGTACGGGGTCTGCGGACGCTGCTGGACCACCCCGAGGTGCTGTCGACGCAGCTGCGGGCGCTCGCCCGGGCGGCCGAGGGACTGCCCGTCCACCTGGAGGTCATGGCGCCGATGGTGGCGGACCGGCAGGACGCGCGGGCGTTCGCGGACGCCTGTCGGGAGGCCGGGCTGGTGGCGAAGTTCGGTGCGATGGTGGAGATCCCGTCGGCGGCGCTGCGGGCCAGGTCCATCCTGCAGGAGGTCGAGTTCCTGTCGCTGGGGACGAACGACCTGGCGCAGTACACCTTCGCGGCGGACCGGCAGGTCGGTGCGGTGGCGCGGCTGCAGGACCCGTGGCAGCCGGCGCTGCTCGACCTGATCGCGCTGTCGGCCGAGGCCGCGCAGGCGACCGGCAAGAGCTGCGGTGTGTGCGGTGAGGCGGCCGCCGATCCGCTGCTCGCCTGTGTGCTCGCCGGTCTCGGTGTGACGAGCCTGTCGATGGGTGCCTCGTCGATCGCCTACGTGCGGTCGGCGTTGGCGAAGGTGACGCTGGCGCAGTGCCGGCGTGCCGCGGCAGCGGCGCGGGCCGTGGACAGCGCGGCCGACGCGCGCGCGGCGGCGCACCAGGTGCTGTCCGGCGAGTAGACGCCCCGGAGCAGGGCCGGGGCCGCAGGGGCGCTTCCACCGTGGGGGTTGGAAGCGCCCCTGCTCGGCTGTCCGGGCCCGGACGGCGGGGCAGGGCTCAGCCGCGGCGCTCGGCGCCCAGGCGCTCGAAGAACCGGAGGTGGTCGATGTTGTCGACCGAGCCCGGGTTCACCGCCTTCTCCAGCGGGGTGCCGGAGAGCAGCCGCTTCACCGGGACCTCGATCCGCTTGCCGGTGAGGGTGTGCGGGAGGCCGTGGACGGCGATGATCTCGTCCGGGACGTGCCGGGGCGAGAGCTGGGTGCGCAGTTCGGTGCGGACGCGGGCGCGCAGCGAGTCGTCGAGGTCCGCGCCGGGGGCGAGGACGACGAAGAGCGGCATCCAGTAGCCGCCGTCCGGCTCCTCGACGCCGATGACCAGGGACTCCGCGATCTCCGGGAGGCGCTCGACGACCTCGTAGATGTCTGAGGAGCCCATCCGGACGCCCTGGCGGTTGAGGGTGGAGTCGGAGCGGCCGTGGATGACGACGGTGCCGCGGGAGGTGACGGTGATCCAGTCGCCGTGGCGCCAGCTGCCCGGGTACATGTCGAAGTAGCTGTCCCGGTAGCGGGTGCCGTCCGGGTCGTTCCAGAAGCCGATCGGCATGGAGGGCAGCGGCTTGGTGACCACGAGCTCGCCGACCTGGTCGGTCAGCGGGTGGCCCTGGACGTCCCAGGACTCGACGGCGGCGCCCAGGCACGGTGCCTGGATCTCGCCGAGGTGGACGGGGAGGGTGGGGACGCCGCCGACGAAGCAGCTGCAGACGTCGGTGCCGCCGCTGACGGAGGCGAGCCAGACGTCCTTCTTGACCTCGTCGTAGATCCACTGGAAGCCGTCGGGCGGCAGCGGGGAGCCGGTGGTGCCGATGCAGCGCACGGCGGAGAGGTCCAGGTCGGCGCCGGGGTGCAGGTCGGCCTTGCGGCTGGCGATGACGTAGGCGGCGGAGGTGCCGAGGACGGTGGCCCGGGTGCGGGCGGCGACCGACCAGAGTGCGCCGGTGTCGGGGTGCCCCGGGCTGCCGTCGTAGGTGACGATCGTGGACCCGACGAGGAGGCCGGCGACGAGGAAGTTCCACATCATCCAGCCGGTGGAGGTGTACCAGAGGAAGCGGTCGTCCGGGCCGAGGTCGAGGTGGAGCGAGGCCTGCTTGAGGTGCTCGACGAGGATACCGCCCTGGCTCTGCACGATGGCCTTGGGCAGGCCGGTGGTGCCGGAGGAGTAGAGCACCCAGAGCGGGTGGTCGAAGGGGACGGGCTCGAAGACCGGCTCGTCGTCGCCGGCGACCAGGTCGTCCCAGGCGAGGGCGCCCTCGGAGGCCGGGCCGCCGAGCAGCGGGATGTGCACGACTGTGCGCAGCGAGGGGAGTTCGCGGCGGAGTTCGGCGACGACCTCGGTGCGGTCGTGGTCCTTGCCGCCGTAGTGGTAGCCGTCGATGGCGAAGAGGACGGTGGGCTCGATCTGCTGGAGCCGGTCGAGGACGCTGCGGACGCCGAAGTCGGGGGCGCAGGAGGTCCAGACGGCGCCGACGGCGGCGGTCGCGAGCAGGGCGACGACGGCCTGCGGGATGTTCGGCAGGTAGGCGCCGATCCGGTCGCCGGGGCGGACGCCGCGGGCCCGGAGGGCGGCGGCGAGTGAGCCGACCTGGCGGCGCAGCTCGGCCCAGCTGAGTGCGTTGGGCTGCTCGGTGGTCTCGTCGAGGTGCAGGATCGCGGGCCGGTCGGCGCGGTCGGGGTCCTCGGCGGCGCGCAGGGCGTGCTCGGCGTAGTTGAGGCGGGCGCCGGGGAACCAGCGGGCGCCGGGCATCGCCGGGTCGGCGAGGACGGCCTCGGGCGCGGTGGTGAAGCGGACGTCGAACCACTCGGTGACGGCCGTCCAGAAGCGCTCCAGGTCTTCGGTGGACCAGGCCTGGAGGTCGGCGTAGCGGGCGGCGGCCTGCTCGTCGTCGTCCGCGGGGGCGAGCGGGGCCGCCGGTGCGCCGTGGTGCTCTGCGGCCCAGGCCTGGAAGGCGACGATCCGGGCGGATGCGGCGCGGACCGGGTCGGGGCGCCAGAGCGGTCGGCCTTCGGGTGGGGTGCTCACGGTGGTGGTCTCCCGGGGTGGTGCGCCCCCGCCCGGGGGCCGGGGGCGGTGGGCGGGGCTGCTTGTGGCGGGCGCCGCCCGCGTGGTGGCTGACGAGCAGACCTTGCCATGTGATCGTCGGGTGCGCCAGAGCCCCCGGGTGGTGGCGGGGTGTGGCGGCCGCGCGTGGTGGGTGGGCGCGGCGGGTGGGGCGGCGCCCGTGATCAGACCAGGTGGGAGTACTCGCCGTTGAACCAGGCGTGGGCGACCCGGGTGTGGAAGGGGAAGGCCAGCCGGGAGGCGATGGGGAGGAACTGCCAGCCCTCGGTCTCGGGGGTGGGGACGCGCGGCGGGAGTTCCTCGATCCGGCGGGCGGGGAGCATGCCGAACAGGCAGAGGAAGCCGCCCGCGGTGTCGGAGTCGGTGGCGACCAGGGTGACCCGGGCGTGGTCGGCCTCGATGCCGGTCTCCTCGCGGAGCTCGCGGACGCAGGCCTGCTGCCAGCTCTCGCCGTAGTCGATGTAGCCGCCGGGCAGGGCGAGCTCGCCGTAGCCGGGCTCGATGGTGCGGCGGATGACGACGAGCCCCTCCGCCTCGGGTGAGACGACGGGCAGCAGGGTGACGACCACGGGCAGCGGGTTGCGGTAGCTGATCTCGCTGCAGCCCGGGCAGGTGCGGGGCCAGCCCGAGGTGCCGGGGCTGTAGGCGGTGCCGCACCAGTGGCAGTGGGTGCCGGGGCCGTAGGTCTTCCGGTCGGCCTGGTCTGTGGTCATGGGGTGGATGGTACTGCGGCGAACAGGGGCTCTGCGGAGGCGTTTCTGACGGGCCGTCGGGCCGTGGGACTCGAGGAGTACGGGGGTGCGGAGGCGGTCGGCGATCGCGTCGGACCAGTCCCGCCGGTCCGGGCCTGGGTCGGTGAGGGTGCCCGGGCGGGCCCGGAGCAGGGCCTCGGTGAGGCGGCTCTGGGCGTCGAGGTCGCCGCTCAGGCCGGTGCCGATGGCGTGCAGCGGTGCGCCGTCCAGCTCGTACGTGTCGCAGAGGCGCAGCTCGGGGTGGCGGGCGGGGGCGTCGAGGTGGGTGAGGGCGAGGGCGTCGGCCCCGCCCGCGGCGGCCAAGGCGTAGCGGTGGCCGGGGGTGTCGAAGTGTCCGAGGCGGAAGGCGCCCTGCCAGCGGCCGGTGCCGTTGTGGGGCTCGGGCAGGTCGAGGGACTTGTCCTCGGTGGGGAGCGGGCCGGGGCCGTGGCGGGTGGTGTACGCGCGCAGGACGCCGAGCCGCAGCGCGGCGGCGGGTGCGCCGGCCTCGGCGAGGAGGGTCTCGGCATGGGCGAAGGTGGTGGTGGACCAGGTGGTGTACGGGTGGAAGCCGTGCCACTCGTCGAGCAGGACGCCCTGGGCGCCCTCGAAGATCACCGGGCCGGTGCGGAGCAGGCGGTCGAGGTGGCCCTCGTCGGTGAGGCGGACGCGGGCCGCGAAGGCGGTGAAGGCCTCGACGCAGGCGGCGGGCGGCGGGGCGTCGAGATCGGCCGGGGTGAGGCCGAGCCGGTCGGCGAGGCGGTCGCGGAGCAGGGTGAGGCGGGTGAGCAGGCGGGCGGGGCGGGTGCAGTCGTCGGCGGTCGGGGCGTCGTCGGGGTGGTCGATTGCGTAGCGTGCGGTCTCGCCGATGCCGAGGCCGCAGGAGCCGTGGCGGTCGTGGCCTCGGCGCTGCTCGCGGATGCGGTTGGCGGCGGCGTGGTACGGGGTGGTGAGGAGCGCGCGGCGGTCGACGGTGAGCAGGGCGAGCGGGTCGGGCACGCCGAGGGCCGCCAGGTGGTGGGCCTCGGCGGCCAGGGCGAGCGGGTCGACCAGCATGAAGCGGGAGAGATGGGTGGGGACGCCTGCGAGGGTGCCCGAGCCGAACTGGGCGAAGGTGTGGTGGCGTCCGTCGTCGGTGACGACGTTGTGGGCGGCTTGCGCGCCGCCGTTGTGACGGACGACGGCGCGGGCCGGGTGGGGGCTCTCGGGGCCGAGCGGGCCGCGGCAGAGGTGGTCGACCACCGTCCCCTTGCCGGCGTCACCGAAGCCGAGGTCGCAGACGATGACGTGCCCGTCGATGGGGCCGGTGCCGGGGCCTGCGGGGCGGGTGTCGGTCACGGCGGTACCCCTTCGGTGCGGAGGTGCGGAGGTGCGGAGGTGCGGAGGTGCGGAGGTGCGGAGGTGCGGAGGTGCGGAGGTGCGGAGGTGCGGAGGCCCGGAGGTGCGGAGGTGCGGAGGTGCGGACGTGGGCCGGCCACCCGGCGGTGGTACGGGCTCAGAGGCGGGTGGTGCCGGTGGTGGCGCGGTCGTCGGGGGTGAGGAGGGACGTGCCGGGGACGGCGGGCGTGCGGGAGTGGCGGGCGAGGGACTGGAGGGCCTTGCCGACGGTGGCGGCGGCGTCGGAGCCGATGTCGGTGAGGTCGTCGAGGCCTTCCTGGAGGTCGATGGCCTCCTCGCCGAGGCCGATGGTGAGGGCGATGGTCTCGCAGACGGCGTCGAGGTCGTCGAGTTCGATGACGTGCTGGCCGAGGAGCTTGCGCCAGGTGTCGAGGACCTCGGTGTTGCCTGCGTGGGCGGCGCCGGCCGGGAGGATGAAGTAGACGTGGAACAGCTGCCGGAGCTCGGCGAGGATCGCGGTGATCGGGATGTCCTCGGGGATGTCCTCGCCGAGGACGGCGCGGACCTCGCGGGCCTTGACCTTGCCGTAGGGCAGTTCGTCGCCGATGAGGAAGAGGTAGCCCTTGCGGCCGCGGCGCTCGACGCAGTCGAGTGAGGTGTGGCGGGCCATGGCGTACATGGCGAGCTCGTAGGACTCCGTCATCTGCCCGCCGCCACCGCCTTCGAGCAGGATGTTGCCGAGGTGGTCGTCCATCCGGTTGTCGGACTCGAACTGGCCGAGCTGGAGCGGGACGCGGTCGCAGGTGGCGTCGCCGACGGCACCGAAGAGGATCTGCGGGTGCTCGGTGTAGCCCTTGCGCAGAAGCAGGCCGAAGAGTTCGGGGAGCTTGGTCTGCAGGGTGCGCGGGACGGTCTGCATGGAGCCGGTGACGTCGAAGAGGACGGCGATGGCGAGCGAGGTGGGGTGCTCGTCCGAGTCCCGGCTCTCACGGGTGGTGAGGCCGTGCGGGTCGAGGGTGGGGTGGGCCTTCCAGCCGGAGCGGGCGCCGCGGGTGGTGGCGTCGCTGTAGGCGAAGGCGCTGGCGCCGGTGCCGGTGCGGTAGTGCGCGGCGGCGTCGTAGACGTCGGTGGACCAGGTGCCGCTGCCCATGGGGGCCTCCTCAGGTGGTGGGTGACAGGTGGAGCGGCCGGAAGGTGCGCGGGCCGTAGAGGGTGTGGAGCAGGTCGTCGAGCTCGGCGAGGAGCTTCCAGGCGTCGTGCGGTCGGCGGGGCTCGGCGGGCAGGGTGCAGCCGGTGATGAAGGCGCGGATCTGCCGGGGCGCGCGGTCGCCCATGAGCTGCTGGACGCACCGGGTGGCGAGGTGGATGTCGGTGGCCTCGGTGACAGCCTGTCGGGCCGGGACCTCGGGCGGGTAGAGCGCGCGGTGGCGTTCGACCAGGGCGGGCGCGGGGGCGGGCGCGCCGGTGCCCGCGTAGCACCAGTCGACGAGGACGAGGCCGTGGTCGGCCGGGTGGACGAGGACGTGCTCGGGGAGGACGGCGCCGTGTCGGACGCCGGCCCGGTGGGCGTACCCGAGGGCGACGAGCAGGCGGCGCCAGATCCAGGCGGCGTCACGCGGGTCGAGCCCGTCGGGGTAGGCCCGCAGGACGTGGGTGAGCGGGCGCAGGCCGGGCCGGTGGACGAGGGCGTTGACCTGCCGCGGGGCGTCGGCCGGGTCGGTGGTGTCCTGGTAGCGGAAGGTCTCCAGCAGGGTCGGGGCGTAGGCGTGGAAGCGGCCGTCCCCGTGGCGGGCGAGCCGGGTGAGGGCGGCCGCCTCACGGTCGAGGAGGTCGTTGTCGAGGGCGCTGCGGGGGATCTTCAGCAGGACCTCGGTGCCGGCCTCGGTGGTGGCGGAGCGCAGGACGGCGATGTCGCCGGCGGCCGCGACCGGACCCAGCCGGTAGGTGTGCCGGCGGGTGCGGAGCTCGTCGGTGCCGGCGGCGGGACCGTGGTGCTGCTCCCAGAGCCGGCCGAGGGCGAGGAACGCGGCGACGGCGCGGGACCGCTCGGCGGCGGGCGCGGTGTCCGGGTGGAGGAGCCGGGCGAGACGGCGGTACCGGCGGGCGGCGTCTGCCGGGTCGGCGGGGAAGACGTCGTACGGGCCGCCTGCGGCGAGGACGGCGGCCGCCGCTTCGGCGAAGCCGGGCGGGGTCGCGCCGGGTGCGGTGGGCGGCCGGGCGGCGCGGGGCGCGGTCATCGGATGCCGTCCTCGTGGGAGGGGCGCAGCAGCGGCGGGTGGAGGAGGTGGGCGTCGCCGGCGTGGTAGGTGCGGGCGCGGGGACCGCCGCGCGTGCCGCCGCGTTCGGTGGTGGCGCCGGTGGACTCGACGAATCCGGGCACGGAGAGCACCTTGCGGTGGAAGTTGCCGGCGTGCAGGCGCTCGCCCCAGACGGCCTCGTAGACGGTGCGCAGCTCGGGGATGGTGAAGTCGTGCGGGAGGAAGGCGGTGGCCAGCGGGCTGTACTCGATCTTGGCGCGGGCGCGGTCCAGGCCGTCGGCGAGGATCGCGGCGTGGTCGAAGGCGAGTCGGATGCCGGGCCGCGCGCTGACGCCACCCCCGTGGGCGTCGGCGTGCGGCCCGGCCGTTCGGGGGTGGGCCGGGTCGAGTGCGGAGACCGGGTGCCAGGCGGCGGCCGCGGCGTCGCTGCCGGCCTGCGGGTCGGGCAGGTCGGGGGCGAATGCGAGGTAGGCGACGGAGACCACGTGCATGCGCGGGTCGCGGTCGGGGGCGCCGTAGCTGCCGAGCTGCTCCAGGTGGATGCGGCTGAGGGCGGCGGCGGCCTCCAGGGTGCCCTGGAGGCCGGTCTCCTCGGCGAGTTCGCGGACGGCGGCGCCGGGGAGGTCCTCCTCGCCGGCGCGGAGGAAGCCGCCGGGCAGGGCCCAGCAGCCCTGGTAGGGCGGCTCTCCGCGTTCGACCAGCAGGACGTGGAGTTCGCCGCCGCGCAGTGTCAGGGCGACCACGTCGACGGTGACCGCCACGGGGGTGTAGGCGCGCGGGTCGTACTGCGCGAGCCACTCCCGCTCGGCGCCGCCCTCGGTCGCGTCGTCGGCTGCCATCGCCCACCTGCCTTCGGTCGTTCCTGCCGTACCTGTCGTGCCTGTGCCGCGCATTGCGGTGTCTGCGCCGGATGGGTTGTTCTCCGAGTGAGAAGAACGTAGCGCAGTCGACCGGCGACCGCCAGCCGTTTTCGATCACTCGTACGGGTGGATCCGTCAAGGCCCGGTGAAAACGCCGATCGACGACCCGGCGGTCCGCCGTGGCCGCGGCCGCTCTACAGTTCAGGCATCCGCACCGTTCGGGCCGCCGCGCCGCGCACCGCCGCGCCGCCGCCGCCCCACCGCAGCAGGAGGGACCGTGCCCGCCGCTCCCCCGTACGCGGCCGCCCGCCCGGGCTTCGCCGCCGCTCTGGCGGCGGGGCCGCTGGTGCTGGACGGCGGGCTGTCCAACCAGCTGGAGGACGCCGGGCACGACCTGTCGGACGCGCTCTGGTCGGCCCGGCTGCTGGCGGACGCGCCCGATGCGGTGGCCGAGGCGCACCTGGGATATTTCCGGGCCGGGGCGCAGGTGGCGATCACGGCGAGCTACCAGGCCTCGTTCGAGGGGTTCGCGCGCCGGGGCGTCGACCGGGCGGAGGCCGAGCGGCTGCTGGCGCTGAGCGTCCGGTTGGCGCGGGACGCCGCGCGGCGGGCCGAGGAGGAGGGGGCGGCCGGGCCGCTGTTCGTGGCGGCGTCGGCCGGGCCGTACGGCGCGATGCTGGCGGACGGCTCGGAGTACCGGGGGCGGTACGGGCT
The nucleotide sequence above comes from Streptomyces sp. TLI_235. Encoded proteins:
- a CDS encoding PTS system N-acetylglucosamine-specific IIA component (Glc family), with the protein product MTTVTSPLAGRAVGLANVPDPVFSGAMVGPGTAIDPVREPTEAVAPLDGLVVSMHPHAFVVVDADGHGVLTHLGIDTVQLNGEGFELLVGKGDEVKRGQPVIRWNPAAVEAAGKSPISPIVALEATSEALSGVAESGDVAPGGELFTWN
- a CDS encoding phosphoenolpyruvate--protein phosphotransferase, whose product is MEPMLRGVGVSHGVAIGPVRHMGTAVLEPPATQVPSEDAPREQARAQAAVDAVAADLIARGNLAGGEAQAVLEAQALMAQDPELMADVSRRITVGSSAERGIYDAFAAYRALLAAAGDYLAGRVADLDDVRNRIVARLLGVPMPGVPDSDEPYVLFAHDLAPADTALLDPALVLGFVTEEGGPTSHSAILARALGVPAVVALPRATEVAEGVVVAVDGSSGEVLVNPSAERQEELRRLAAERKAALAASSGPGRTSDGHLVPLLANIGGPADLPAALEAEAEGVGLFRTEFLFLDDSAKAPSEEKQYEEYRKVLEAFPEGRVVVRVLDAGADKPLDFLTPADEPNPALGVRGLRTLLDHPEVLSTQLRALARAAEGLPVHLEVMAPMVADRQDARAFADACREAGLVAKFGAMVEIPSAALRARSILQEVEFLSLGTNDLAQYTFAADRQVGAVARLQDPWQPALLDLIALSAEAAQATGKSCGVCGEAAADPLLACVLAGLGVTSLSMGASSIAYVRSALAKVTLAQCRRAAAAARAVDSAADARAAAHQVLSGE
- a CDS encoding acetoacetyl-CoA synthetase, producing the protein MSTPPEGRPLWRPDPVRAASARIVAFQAWAAEHHGAPAAPLAPADDDEQAAARYADLQAWSTEDLERFWTAVTEWFDVRFTTAPEAVLADPAMPGARWFPGARLNYAEHALRAAEDPDRADRPAILHLDETTEQPNALSWAELRRQVGSLAAALRARGVRPGDRIGAYLPNIPQAVVALLATAAVGAVWTSCAPDFGVRSVLDRLQQIEPTVLFAIDGYHYGGKDHDRTEVVAELRRELPSLRTVVHIPLLGGPASEGALAWDDLVAGDDEPVFEPVPFDHPLWVLYSSGTTGLPKAIVQSQGGILVEHLKQASLHLDLGPDDRFLWYTSTGWMMWNFLVAGLLVGSTIVTYDGSPGHPDTGALWSVAARTRATVLGTSAAYVIASRKADLHPGADLDLSAVRCIGTTGSPLPPDGFQWIYDEVKKDVWLASVSGGTDVCSCFVGGVPTLPVHLGEIQAPCLGAAVESWDVQGHPLTDQVGELVVTKPLPSMPIGFWNDPDGTRYRDSYFDMYPGSWRHGDWITVTSRGTVVIHGRSDSTLNRQGVRMGSSDIYEVVERLPEIAESLVIGVEEPDGGYWMPLFVVLAPGADLDDSLRARVRTELRTQLSPRHVPDEIIAVHGLPHTLTGKRIEVPVKRLLSGTPLEKAVNPGSVDNIDHLRFFERLGAERRG
- a CDS encoding adenylosuccinate synthase, which translates into the protein MTDTRPAGPGTGPIDGHVIVCDLGFGDAGKGTVVDHLCRGPLGPESPHPARAVVRHNGGAQAAHNVVTDDGRHHTFAQFGSGTLAGVPTHLSRFMLVDPLALAAEAHHLAALGVPDPLALLTVDRRALLTTPYHAAANRIREQRRGHDRHGSCGLGIGETARYAIDHPDDAPTADDCTRPARLLTRLTLLRDRLADRLGLTPADLDAPPPAACVEAFTAFAARVRLTDEGHLDRLLRTGPVIFEGAQGVLLDEWHGFHPYTTWSTTTFAHAETLLAEAGAPAAALRLGVLRAYTTRHGPGPLPTEDKSLDLPEPHNGTGRWQGAFRLGHFDTPGHRYALAAAGGADALALTHLDAPARHPELRLCDTYELDGAPLHAIGTGLSGDLDAQSRLTEALLRARPGTLTDPGPDRRDWSDAIADRLRTPVLLESHGPTARQKRLRRAPVRRSTIHPMTTDQADRKTYGPGTHCHWCGTAYSPGTSGWPRTCPGCSEISYRNPLPVVVTLLPVVSPEAEGLVVIRRTIEPGYGELALPGGYIDYGESWQQACVRELREETGIEADHARVTLVATDSDTAGGFLCLFGMLPARRIEELPPRVPTPETEGWQFLPIASRLAFPFHTRVAHAWFNGEYSHLV
- a CDS encoding 8-oxo-dGTP diphosphatase, whose amino-acid sequence is MAADDATEGGAEREWLAQYDPRAYTPVAVTVDVVALTLRGGELHVLLVERGEPPYQGCWALPGGFLRAGEEDLPGAAVRELAEETGLQGTLEAAAALSRIHLEQLGSYGAPDRDPRMHVVSVAYLAFAPDLPDPQAGSDAAAAAWHPVSALDPAHPRTAGPHADAHGGGVSARPGIRLAFDHAAILADGLDRARAKIEYSPLATAFLPHDFTIPELRTVYEAVWGERLHAGNFHRKVLSVPGFVESTGATTERGGTRGGPRARTYHAGDAHLLHPPLLRPSHEDGIR